The region TGACATTTGTCTAAAATCAAAAATCCAAGGTTATTGATAGCGCCTAGCTAATTTGGTGTATCAGGATAACTGTTTCTAGCTAAATTAGCCATGCAAATAACCTGAATGTCCGGATAGTCAGTCAATTCTATACACACTTAAGTAATAAACCGGAATTAATGTGGCAACCAAAAAATATGTAGCTAAGTATCGCCTGCTCAAAGAAACTTATGAGCGCATCACAGGGAAAGGCATTTCAGATATCACTTGGTATCGCATAGTTGCATCCTTGAAACAATATTTTTCGCTATCAATTGAATCAGCAAATGCTCAAAGTATTGTTGAAACCTATGCTCAATTGAAGCGCAAGTGTCCAGCCTTTTCTTTTAGAACTTCGGATTTTAGTTCACGCTGGCAAGCCTTTAAATATTTCTATGATGCAAGAGAAGTTCAATACACAGGTCAGCAATTCCTAGTTGCGCTTGCAGACTATCTAAAAATCAATCTTGATGATGTACCCCGCAGCACCCGTTACTACTGGTTTAGTCAAGCTGGTCTGTCTTACAACGCTGGTAGCACCTACCACAGCAAAGATTTAGCACTAGTCGCCTTTGTTGCAGCTAAATGGGCAATTAACAAGCGACCGCAACCAATGAAATCTGCAACTATCGAAGTTTTAACACTAGTCAAATAAGGATTAATCACCATGTCAGACAAGTTTACTAACAATGTCCGCGCTCGCTTGTACAAACAGGGCTATCAAGGATTCACCAAAGACGATTACACAACAGCTGCTATTGCTGTAGAGTGCAATGACCTAAACAATCCCACCAAAGACCAATTGAGCCAAGCCGTTGAATACCTCAAAACCAAAGCAACCAGCCAATTATCTGTAGCAGATGAACCCGTTGAAGAAACATTGCCAATACAAGCTCTAGCTGCACAGCCTGAACCTGATAAAAGTCAGCTTGCAATTGCAGAACCAGAGATTAACAGCATCACTGTAACCACTGAAGATAAGCGCTCCTTGATCACAGCCCAATCATCAGCCTTGGGGTTTGAATTAACCGAACAAGAAACATTAAGTATTGCAGAAGATGTTGACGACACCTTCTGCGACTACAGCCAATTTCTCAGCAATGTAACATCTGCAATTAAAAGCTACGTGGATCATAAATTTGATGCCATCGAGCAATCATTTGAAGCTAACGCCCAAGACTTGAGACAACACGTAAATACTAGAGCATCTAGATTGAACCAAAAAGTTAACAACTTTTCAGGAGACATTAAAGCGGATATGGGAGGTATTCGCCAAAACATTAAAAGCACCCAATTCTCAATCCTTGCCAGGCTCAACGCAGTTCAATAGCGATGAATTGACATTGCTTGAATGCTTGGTAGTTCGTTATTGCAGAATGAACTATTTCTCAAGAATAGCTGTTAGTTTGGGTGCTTCTGCTGCTGTGATTTTCCCCTTACATTACTGGCTATATCTGCCAATACTAGAGCATCAACAATATCAGCAATATCGACAACGCAAATCATCCATTGAGCAATATGTAAGAACAATGTCTTACCACTGCAATCAAATATTTACCCCCCTAAAAGAGTATCGCTGTGAAAAATTCAATTCCTCTCAAGAATCAGGTAACTTCCAAATCACGCCACCTGGAACGCCAGTTAAAAACTAAGTTCAATGCATCTACTAACTTAGTAGTCAGAGCGTTAACAGGTGATAAATCAGCCCTGAAGCTCATAGGACAAATGGGTAACGACGGCGCAAAGATTAGCGAATTCGCCCCACAGGTTAGAGAGCAAATGCTAGCTGCTATCAAAGGAACTGAGGATTTAAATGTAGTCCTGAGCGACATTTACAAACAAGCAGGTGTCAGTGGTGAAAAGATAGAAAGAGCAGTGCAATCAGCGATTTTAGCTGACACCCATCTAGCGAATATCCTAGAAGAGATGAAGCTTGATTTCGCGTCATCCCAGGATAAAGAAGCCCTACGCCATCAACAAGCAATAGACCACATCAGACTAAAAACCTGGGTTGAGAAGCACATGATGCAGGTTGATGGTGAATATAAGATGTTGCAGACAGAATTACAGACAGATATTAGACAACAAGCAATTGACCTGCAACATGATAGAGAACTGGGCAAGTATTACTTAGAAATGGGTGATAATGCTCGCGATGATTTTAAGCCGAAAAAGCAGTATGCAGGGCGTTCAATTGTACAAAAAATCAAAGAAGCCTTATTAAACTTTTAATAACTAAACCCGTCAGCACTTGCCTCAAGTTACTGACGGGTTTGAGAAATACTTCGATACAAACATGACATACGACATTGATGAGTCACAAGAAGAATTAGTAAGCGAAATTACTCCAGATACACCCTTACCAAAAGACTTAATAGAACACCTGGAATCCCGCAAGCAGTACCGCCAAGATATTATCAAGACCACTGAAAAATTAACTAGATTTTTCGTTGGCTGGTCGCTCAATTCTACAGGCTTCTTTATCGCTAAATATCTATTAATAACTGGCGGTGGCGTTAACTTCTGGTTAGCAATTTCGCTCTCGTTTTCTATATGCAGCGTTGGTTCTCTCACAGGGTTAACAGGTTTGAGAGTTAATTACAACAGTGATGGGCTAGAGGTCGATAATATGCAAAATCTTCTAAAAACTGCTGCTGGCTTAGTCTGTGCAAGTGTCACAACTTGGCTTGCAGTCAAAGACTATCAATATTTTGAGCATTTGACATCTGAAACAGTCAGCCAGATTAACCAAGACATCCAAACTATTGAAAAACAGAATCCACAATCAGACCCTTGGTTAAGTATTGCAGTCGCCTTGGCTTTATTCATTGGTTCCATTGCAGTGATTTTTAAAGGAAGGCAATGAAACAGGGTGTTTTGGAGTTAGCCCTGGCTGGTGTGTGTGGTGTAGCTGCAATCATCGGGCTTGCAACATCACAAACACGCCAGCCTTATGATTTGACACAGATTCAGTTCTGCCCAAAGTCAACAAATGGCGTACAAAGTCAAATAAAGCTGGATAAGCGTTTTTGTAACCAACCGCGTTTTGTCCTGACTGAAGAATGGCGACGTTACGGATTGTATGGCAGCATGATTCCTTATAAGGGTGATGCAATTCAATGGGTGCGTGATTTACCCACAGATAACCCTCATCAGTTGTTGGGTGGTGCGCTTGGTGTTATGGGGTTATGGGGTATTGTCGGTTGCTTGCTTGTGCGCTCGCAACGCCTCAAGCGCAAGGATTATGAATTGGGGGAATTAGAAAAGACTGGCGGCTATGCAATTTGGCAGCAACATAAGCATAAACGTGAAGTGAAACAGCATTCCACCCAGCTTTATACTGAGCGTTTAAAGGATGGGCTGTCAGGACTGGATACAGAAGAACGCTTGGCGCTGGGACTGACAGATTCCGAAAACGAACGTGCCAAAGCACGTATCCAGCTTGAGGATTTCATGAAAGCTCGTGCTGTTAATCATTCTGTGATGGATAAGACGATTGCTGAGAATTTGAGAGGACTTGAGCGAAAGCAGAGCAGGAACGCAGCAAGATTGAGGGGAAGACTAAAGGAGCGATCGCAAACGGTGACAATCATCAATTGACTAACCAGCGCCTGATTAGTGATTTAATTGAAGCCCTCAAGAATCATGAGGATGGCTGGCTGTGGAAGGTTCATCGACAATCAAAAGCCTGTTTGGGTATTAGGAGAAGCGGGAAGCGGTAAATCAACTTTAGCCGCTTCGATTGTCATGCTCAGAGAATATCTGTTTGATATGCCTTTGTATCAGCTAATAGATGCTCACGCCTGGAGACAATTTAAGAAACGCATGGAAAGTATTTAAGTCCTCAGTTGATAGCGCAAACAGAGTCAGATATAGGACAAGCTTTTGATGATGCTCGCGAGCGCTTGGCTGGACAGAATTAATAATCAACCTGATAAACAACCGCAACAGTTATTAGTTGATGAATTTCACTAACTATTCTGAGTCAGATATCACTAAGGAGCCTGCCAAAAAGTTTGTTAAAGCGTCTCTGAGTGACCCTAGAAAAGCGGAAGAAAGGTTAGTTTGTATTGCCCATTTCTTCACTAATACTGCTGTGGGTGGCAGTGATGGAACTGCTAAAGGTAGAAGCAGAGGCACTATTCAAATTGACCGCAAAACTGCTGATGGTAAGATACCTTTGAAGGTGTCACTAATTAATGGTTTAAATAATTCTGATGGCGATGCAGAAGTAGATAAAAAGGTGACAATTCCTAGTTGGTTGACTCCTGAAAGCATTCACAAGCATTTCAACGCTCAACCGATTGATTTTGATGATTAATTGTTAGAGAAATATTTTTTTAGCTGTTAAGAACTGGGAGTAGAGCGGGTGGCGACAGCGGAGTGTGGGGGGCGGGCTGCTGAGTTTTTGTCCATTGCACGAGTAAATTGTTGCCCGTCCCCCACACCTGATCACTATTAATATCAAAGTGCAGATTCAAACCCAGACAGAACAAGCTCCCGTAAACTACCCACTCAAAGCTTACTTGTTCAAGCAGTCGTTTAAGTAAACCCAAACTTACCAACTTCTATCAGTCCCAATCTCATGGGCATCTACTTCAATAAAGCAGTAATCCATGTCAGCATGAGAGTCCATGTCTCGAAACAGGTCATAAACTTGTTTGTCTAGATCCTCATCATTTTCATAGGGGATAGTGATAATATACTCGCAGCCATTGGGAGTGGTTTTTTGAGCATTGTAGAAAGCAAGGCAGAAACGCTCAATATGTTCTCGCACCTTCTTTTTACGCCGAATAAATTTACTATTATTTTCTACTCGCAACCACAGCCGAATCTGTGCTGATTGCTTAACTACTTCTGAATCAAGTTTTGCCTGATTCACCAGTGGGGCTACGGTTTGATTTTGTATAGACGCTTGTGTAGATGCAGGTGTTGAAGATTCACCATCAGTAATCAATTCCGCAATAAACTCATCCAACGCTTGAGCAATGCGGTCAGTAGATTCAGTACGTTTTGACACACGCCACTGTTGAAGAATGCGATCGCGTATTGCCTGATAATCAGTTACAGATACTTGATTATGTAACTTATCTTCTGTATTTATCTGTAACTGACTCTCTAACTCTTGCCTAACAGCTAACAATTCCGCCGTTAGGCTATCAACTTTCCCAATGCTTCTGCTAACAATTCCTCCTTTCTCTGTAACTCACTCTGTAAAGAGACCACTTCTGCTGTTAATTTCTCCACATCCTCTAGCTTGGTTACAGACTTTATCTGTGTAACTTTCTTTTTAGGAGTAGGATTGCTCAGTTGGTAGGCGATTTCGTCTAACTTGGTTATAGATAAATCTTCACCTCGCCCTATATAGCGTTTTCTGAGAACACCACCAACTTTTCTGTAACCGTACCAGTAACTAGCTTGTCCTTTGCTTCCTTTCTCTTGACGAGCAGTGTAAGGTGGTTCATTGTTATTGGGAACATAACGAAAAGATTGTGCAGTCTCTAACCACTTCTGCCACTTGTGCCAGTGCTTATTGATTTCAATAATGTTCGTGCTGTTATGAGGTGAAAGTAATCCCTCTCCTACTACTGAAAGTTTACTCATCCTAGTTACCGATAATTTATCTGTAACTACTGTATCTGCAATTCCTTAAAAGTTGCCGCCACTATATTGAAAATTGACACTCAAGATGAACGTTGGCGGAGAAAATGCGGGTTGGCTATCACTTTAGCGTGGATTATATCTGCTTTTTGTTAATCAAAATCTGCATATTGAGGAGGGCTAGCCCCAACCCGCTCGGTGATTTTAGGATACTTGCTCTCTGGAGCCTTCTCTGCGATGTTGGTTACATTAATCTGATGCCACCAATCATCACCAAAATCGAACCAGTAACCAAAAGCATCATCAATAGATAAGCCGAGCGTTGCAATTAGGGTACTAGACACCTCCCCCGTAGGAGCTTCTGTAAAATCGGAACTGGAAAATGCTTGTTTCAAGCCATAGCGTCTGGCCGACGGGTCTTGTGGTCCGCGACCTCCCACCTGAAATTCGTACATATGCTCATCTTTGCGCTCGAATGCCTTGAAGATTATTTTATGGAGGTCTTCCAGGGTGTTGCTGCCTTTAATCTCAATGGTTCGGGATATGACTGGATTTTTAGCAATAAATTTCTCTGTTATTGGACCGTCAATTAAAAACACATCTAATACATACAGGGCATCGAGAGAAGAGTTAACTGGTTTATTCTGATGAGGTGATACTTGCTTTTTACTTTGATGGGGTGATGTTTGTTCCCCATCAATATCGGACGGTTTGCCATCAGCCGGAATATAAGGAATAAAACCCCGTGCGTATGCTTCTTCCTGTATTTCTCGCTTGACTGACCTGGCATCCAAGATAAATCCATCCACAGAAATCATCCAAGCCATCGGGTTGTTGTCTAACTGACTCGGCAGACACCAATCAGGGTCCATCTGCCGCATATCCAGAATATCTCGTACCTGTTTTGATTTCGACTGCCCGGTGCTGGGACTGACACCAAACCAATCGTAGATTTCCTTGGCACTAACATGGGGTTTTTGTGAAGAGTCGAAGAGAAAATTTACCATCCCAATAGCATGGGTAATACCACAAGCCCAAGTTTTCTCCTTACCGCTTGCCAGGGGAGATGGTCTTTTCCGACACAAAGCTGCTGTCGCAAAGCGAATCAACTGGGCATATTCATCGTTTAAATGTTGTTTGGCAAAATCATTCGTTATCCCTACAATTGCATCGAACTTTCCTTGCATCGTATTGGGAACGTTTTCCGATTTCTTAGTTTTAGCCATATTCATTACCCCGATTTAGCTTGCCCACATCCAGGTTTTTCGGATTTTATCCTTCTATAACTATCTATAATATAGGTTTAACTGTGGAACGAATACGGGAGTTGCACTCTCCAGTTACAAAATAATGAGTGAGATATGGAAATAGAATTTACTTCGTTCTCTTAAATTTATCAAGTAAAATATGAATCAGTCAGAAGACAATTCCCCTTGGGGGCAAAAGGGAGCTACCCTAAGCGATAAAACAGCCCAAAAAGAATTTAACTTGAAGCAAGCAGAAATTCTTGAGGCTATCAAATCAGGAAAATTGCAATATCGGCACAACACTTTATATGGAAATCCCTGCTTCAAACTCTTACGGAATGAGGTAGAAGATTTTGTCATTGAAAAATATGGGTCGGATTATCTAAAAATTCATTTGCACAAAGCTGAATTATCGAAAATCAATACAGAAATCCGAAGTTTGAACCGGAAAATCTCTCTCTTAGAAAAAAGAAAAGAAGAACTTTTAGCAATGCTTAATTCTTGACTATCGTCAAAGCTACTCGTGAGTTGTACCATCCGGCATGATAGCACCAGTGAGCTTTGTATTTTCCAAGGTAGCTCCACTTAGGTTTGCGTTTGCAACTTCAGCTAAACAATATGCTGTGAGTGCTAAAGATAGGGTGGAATCTGTTGATTTGGAAGATGAGGAAGATTCAGAAGAATCTGTTGATTAAATCCACTTGCTCCCTACTCTTGCTAATTTTCTCCCAAATTCTCAAACCTTTTAGTACCATCTTCTTCCATATATAGGACACGGTTTAACATATCGCGTCCTTTTTCTAATTCAGCATTGATTGCATTTACAGCTTCTTTGACAATGGCAATTTGCTCATTTCGAGATAAATCTCCCTGGCATATGAATACAATGCCAGCGTGGATTTCTGTAGTCCGAGCAAATTTTTCAAAATCCCGAACATTTGCTGTTACAAGAATACGCTCTTCATTAAAAGCATATTCTAAAACTTGATAATCCTTTGCACCAAGTAAAGAACGATCTCTCACAGCAATTGCATCAATAAAAAGCTCGTTACACAAGTAACGTGCAACGGCTGGTGAAAGATCCTCATCAATTAGGAATTTAATTCTTTTTAGGTCGTCCAACACTTGGGTAAGCTTTCACGTAGACTTGAGCAAATTTTATATCTTCTTCAGTTAAATAAGGATAGTCTTCATGTATTACCTCTAGGGACTCTCCTCTATCAAGCATTGAACCAATATGACGAACTGTAAGCCGAGAATTAGGAAATACTGTTTCTCCGCCCATTATGTTCGGATCTGAAACTAAATTTTCTTTCCACGCTTGAAAACGTTTGATAAATTCTAATACCTCCTTAGCAATAGGCTCAACTTCTATTTTGACAAATCTTACTATTTCAATCGATGATAAATTTTGCTCCAAAGCTTTAACTAAGCTTTGATAAAGCAACGAACGATAATCAACAGGAATAAAGTTTATCTCTTTAATTAAACGTAGATAAACCAATGCTGCAAAATTCAGTCTGGGAGGATTATATTCAGGAAAAATTTTATGTTCTACTTCCTTATAAATCTTCTTGGCTGGTAATTCTACAAATGCTGCCGCTTCAGTAGGGGTAAAAGTTTCTATATACATACGCATTACCTACAAGCTAAAAACATTACCTTCACCTATATCAAACTTTCAATGATTTGTTACTTGGGAAACTATTTATGATAGAAATTTTCAGGAATAAATAAACAATTTTAAATTATTCCCTGTCTAGGGAAAATTTTAGCATTTATTCAAAGATATGACAACAGTTTATTACAAGGATTGAATCTGGATGGGGTCGAGGAGTTTCTTGGCGCTTTTGCCGAACATGATGATTTACCAGATGAATCAGAGAGTGAATAAAGCATACTCAAAATTGATATCAC is a window of Tolypothrix sp. PCC 7910 DNA encoding:
- a CDS encoding plasmid pRiA4b ORF-3 family protein, producing the protein MAKTKKSENVPNTMQGKFDAIVGITNDFAKQHLNDEYAQLIRFATAALCRKRPSPLASGKEKTWACGITHAIGMVNFLFDSSQKPHVSAKEIYDWFGVSPSTGQSKSKQVRDILDMRQMDPDWCLPSQLDNNPMAWMISVDGFILDARSVKREIQEEAYARGFIPYIPADGKPSDIDGEQTSPHQSKKQVSPHQNKPVNSSLDALYVLDVFLIDGPITEKFIAKNPVISRTIEIKGSNTLEDLHKIIFKAFERKDEHMYEFQVGGRGPQDPSARRYGLKQAFSSSDFTEAPTGEVSSTLIATLGLSIDDAFGYWFDFGDDWWHQINVTNIAEKAPESKYPKITERVGASPPQYADFD
- a CDS encoding DUF5615 family PIN-like protein, which codes for MLDDLKRIKFLIDEDLSPAVARYLCNELFIDAIAVRDRSLLGAKDYQVLEYAFNEERILVTANVRDFEKFARTTEIHAGIVFICQGDLSRNEQIAIVKEAVNAINAELEKGRDMLNRVLYMEEDGTKRFENLGEN
- a CDS encoding DUF433 domain-containing protein; the encoded protein is MYIETFTPTEAAAFVELPAKKIYKEVEHKIFPEYNPPRLNFAALVYLRLIKEINFIPVDYRSLLYQSLVKALEQNLSSIEIVRFVKIEVEPIAKEVLEFIKRFQAWKENLVSDPNIMGGETVFPNSRLTVRHIGSMLDRGESLEVIHEDYPYLTEEDIKFAQVYVKAYPSVGRPKKN